The proteins below are encoded in one region of Sminthopsis crassicaudata isolate SCR6 chromosome 1, ASM4859323v1, whole genome shotgun sequence:
- the GPRC5B gene encoding G-protein coupled receptor family C group 5 member B isoform X1 — translation MRTHLVLSFLLFFVIGYGSSENASTSRGCGLDLLPQYVSLCDLDAIWGIVVEAVAGAGALITLLLILILLVRLPFIKDKEKKGPLGLNFLFLLGTLGLFGLTFAFIIREDETICSARRFLWGVLFALCFSCLLSQAWRVRRLVRHGKSPSGWHLAGMAICLMLVQVIIATEWLVLNVVRDKKLACSYEPMDFALALTYDMVLLVVTLGLSLFTLCGKFKKWKKNGICLIITTFLSILIWVAWMTMYLFGNAELRKGDVWSDPTLAIALVSSGWVFVIFHAIPEVHCSILPSQQENTPNYFDTSQPRMRETAFEEDVQLPRSYMENKAFSMDEHNAALRTAGFRNGSLANRPSAPFRSNVYQPTEMAVVLNGGTIPTAPPSYTGRHLW, via the exons atgagaacccACCTGGTCCTctcatttctcctcttctttgtGATCGGCTATGGCTCCTCAGAGAACGCCAGCACCTCTCGAGGTTGTGGGCTTGACCTCCTCCCTCAGTACGTGTCCCTGTGCGACCTGGATGCCATCTGGGGAATCGTGGTGGAGGCAGTGGCAGGGGCTGGGGCCCTGATCACACTGCTGTTGATACTGATCCTCCTGGTGAGGTTGCCATTCATCAAGGACAAAGAGAAGAAGGGGCCCCTGGGCCTGAACTTCCTGTTCCTTCTGGGGACCCTTGGGTTGTTTGGACTGACTTTTGCATTCATTATCCGAGAGGATGAGACCATATGCTCAGCGAGGAGGTTCTTGTGGGGAGTGCTCTTCGCCCTGTGTTTCTCATGCTTGCTCAGCCAGGCGTGGCGAGTCCGGAGGCTGGTTCGCCATGGGAAAAGTCCTTCAGGCTGGCATCTTGCTGGTATGGCCATATGCCTGATGCTGGTCCAGGTCATTATTGCCACAGAGTGGCTGGTCTTGAACGTGGTCCGGGATAAAAAGCTAGCCTGCAGCTATGAACCCATGGATTTTGCATTGGCCTTAACTTATGACATGGTTCTGCTGGTGGTGACCCTGGGGTTGTCCCTCTTCACTCTCTGTGGGAAATTTAAGAAGTGGAAGAAGAATGGGATTTGCCTCATCATTACCACCTTCCTCTCCATTCTGATCTGGGTGGCCTGGATGACCATGTACCTTTTTGGCAATGCAGAACTAAGGAAAGGGGATGTGTGGAGTGACCCCACCCTGGCCATCGCCCTGGTGTCCAGCGGCTGGGTGTTTGTCATCTTCCATGCTATTCCTGAAGTGCACTGCTCAATCCTCCCATCCCAGCAAGAGAATACACCCAACTACTTTGACACGTCACAGCCCAGGATGCGGGAGACAGCGTTTGAAGAAGATGTTCAGCTTCCCCGGAGCTACATGGAAAACAAAGCTTTTTCAATGGATGAACATAATGCAG CTCTACGAACTGCAGGATTTCGAAATGGTAGTCTGGCAAACCGACCCAGTGCTCCATTTAGAAGCAATGTTTATCAGCCCACTGAGATGGCAGTTGTGCTAAATGGTGGGACT ATCCCAACTGCTCCGCCAAGTTACACTGGAAGACACCTCTGGTGA
- the GPRC5B gene encoding G-protein coupled receptor family C group 5 member B isoform X2, protein MRTHLVLSFLLFFVIGYGSSENASTSRGCGLDLLPQYVSLCDLDAIWGIVVEAVAGAGALITLLLILILLVRLPFIKDKEKKGPLGLNFLFLLGTLGLFGLTFAFIIREDETICSARRFLWGVLFALCFSCLLSQAWRVRRLVRHGKSPSGWHLAGMAICLMLVQVIIATEWLVLNVVRDKKLACSYEPMDFALALTYDMVLLVVTLGLSLFTLCGKFKKWKKNGICLIITTFLSILIWVAWMTMYLFGNAELRKGDVWSDPTLAIALVSSGWVFVIFHAIPEVHCSILPSQQENTPNYFDTSQPRMRETAFEEDVQLPRSYMENKAFSMDEHNAALRTAGFRNGSLANRPSAPFRSNVYQPTEMAVVLNGGTIHFR, encoded by the exons atgagaacccACCTGGTCCTctcatttctcctcttctttgtGATCGGCTATGGCTCCTCAGAGAACGCCAGCACCTCTCGAGGTTGTGGGCTTGACCTCCTCCCTCAGTACGTGTCCCTGTGCGACCTGGATGCCATCTGGGGAATCGTGGTGGAGGCAGTGGCAGGGGCTGGGGCCCTGATCACACTGCTGTTGATACTGATCCTCCTGGTGAGGTTGCCATTCATCAAGGACAAAGAGAAGAAGGGGCCCCTGGGCCTGAACTTCCTGTTCCTTCTGGGGACCCTTGGGTTGTTTGGACTGACTTTTGCATTCATTATCCGAGAGGATGAGACCATATGCTCAGCGAGGAGGTTCTTGTGGGGAGTGCTCTTCGCCCTGTGTTTCTCATGCTTGCTCAGCCAGGCGTGGCGAGTCCGGAGGCTGGTTCGCCATGGGAAAAGTCCTTCAGGCTGGCATCTTGCTGGTATGGCCATATGCCTGATGCTGGTCCAGGTCATTATTGCCACAGAGTGGCTGGTCTTGAACGTGGTCCGGGATAAAAAGCTAGCCTGCAGCTATGAACCCATGGATTTTGCATTGGCCTTAACTTATGACATGGTTCTGCTGGTGGTGACCCTGGGGTTGTCCCTCTTCACTCTCTGTGGGAAATTTAAGAAGTGGAAGAAGAATGGGATTTGCCTCATCATTACCACCTTCCTCTCCATTCTGATCTGGGTGGCCTGGATGACCATGTACCTTTTTGGCAATGCAGAACTAAGGAAAGGGGATGTGTGGAGTGACCCCACCCTGGCCATCGCCCTGGTGTCCAGCGGCTGGGTGTTTGTCATCTTCCATGCTATTCCTGAAGTGCACTGCTCAATCCTCCCATCCCAGCAAGAGAATACACCCAACTACTTTGACACGTCACAGCCCAGGATGCGGGAGACAGCGTTTGAAGAAGATGTTCAGCTTCCCCGGAGCTACATGGAAAACAAAGCTTTTTCAATGGATGAACATAATGCAG CTCTACGAACTGCAGGATTTCGAAATGGTAGTCTGGCAAACCGACCCAGTGCTCCATTTAGAAGCAATGTTTATCAGCCCACTGAGATGGCAGTTGTGCTAAATGGTGGGACT attcaTTTCAGGTAA